The genome window TTCGTCGTGGCCGGCCACACCGACAACGCCAAGTACGGCGCGGCCCCTTCCACGACAACTGGGGCCTCTCGCTCGCCCGCTCGCGGCAGGTCCTCCTCTTCCTCGTCAGCCCGCTCGGCAAGAAGCCGACGGACGGCGGCGGTCTCGACACGCAGCGCTGGGCCGCGGCGGGCTACGGCGACACCGATCCCCAAGAGGGCACGATCGCCGCGCAGACCCGCGAGCAAATGCAGAAGAACCGTCGCGTCGAGCTCGTCGTTCAGCCGAACGTCGAGGAAATGCTGAACCTCAGCAACATTCGCTGACGAGCACCGACAGAACCTTCGAGACAGCGAGCAGGGAGCGCGAGGAGAGCCACGAGATGAGCAAGCCCGCGCCCTCGCCGCCGCCCGCCGCGCCTCCCGCGCCTCGGAAGGTGGCAGCCGTGGACATCGGCACCAACACGGTGCTCCTCCTCATCGCCGAGCGCGACGCCGACGGGAGCCCGCACGCGGTGGAGGAGCGGGCCACGATCACCCGACTCGGCCAGGGCGTGGACGCGACACGCAGGCTCGCGCCGGAGGCCGTCGCGCGCACGGTCGCGTGCCTGGAGGACTACGCGCAGGCCGTGAAGGCGTTGGGCGCCGACGGCGTGCGCGTGGTGGGCACCAGCGCCATGCGCGACGCCGCGGGCAGCGAGCGGCTCGTGGCGAGGGTGCGCGAGCTCTTCGGCGTGGAGGCGCAGGTCCTCACGGGCGACGAGGAGGCCGAGCTCACCTTTCGCGGCGCGCTCTCGGGCCTGCGCGGGCTCTCGGAGGTCGGCGCGGGCGAGGTCACCGTGTTCGACATCGGAGGAGGGAGCACCGAGATCGTCACCGCCGCGCCACGGCAGCTCGCGCAGCCCGCGCGCTTCGCGCACAGCTACGACGTCGGCTCGGTGCGCCTCACCGAGCGGCTCGCCCCGTTCGATGAGCCGCTCTCTCGCAGCGACCGGGCACGCCTTCGCAGCGCGGCCGTCGAGGCGCTGGCGGGAGCGCCCAGGCTCGCGCCCGGCGAGGTGCCCGTGGGCATCGCGGGCACGGTCACCACGCTCGCGGCGGCGCATCTCGGCATGGAAGTGTACGACGGCGCGCGTGTGCACGGCGTGCGGCTCGGGGTGGACGAGGTCGAGGCCGTGGTCGAGCGGCTGGCGGGGCTCACGCTGGCCGAGCGCAAGCGGGTCCCCGGATCGCGCCGGCGCGCGCCGACGTCATCGTGGCGGGCGGGTACGTGGTGCTCGCGGTGCTCGAGAGGCTAGGCGCCTCGACCCTGCAGGTCTCCGACCGCGGCGTGCGCTGGGGGCTCGCGCAGGCGCTGCTCGGCTAGAGCCGACAGAGACGCGACGGTGGACGCGCGCGGCCCCTTGGTGGACACTTCCGACGTGCGCCACTCGCCTTCTTCGTGGGTCTTCCTCGCGCTCGCGGGGCTCGCGTGCCTTCCAGGGGCGCTCGGGTGCGGTGGCGCGGCCGGCGGACGCGAGCCAGCGGCCGCCCGCAGAGCGCAGGGAGCGGACGAAGCGCCACGCACGATCGAAGAGGCCCAGGCCGCGATCACGCGGGCGCGCGCCGAGATCGATCGCGCGGGGCGTCCCGCGCCGGGCGCCGCGCCGGAGCCCGCGCAGCCGGCGGTGCCCACCGCGCCCGCGCCTCCACACGCGGAGCGTCCGGCCGCGCCGAGCGCAGGAGCAGACGCGGGATGCGCCTCGCCCTGCCGAGCCCTCGCGTCCATGCGGCGCGCCGTGGGCGCCCTCTGCGAGCTGACGGGCAGCGAGGACCTTCGGTGCGTCGAGGCGACCCGCACGCTCGGCGAGAGCGAGGCCCGCGTCGGGCCCTGCGATTGCCGCTGAACGTCCAGTGCCCCGAAGGGGCGAACCTAGGTCGATGGCGAGCCCGAGCCGAAGGCGCGGTGTCGCCATGAACGCGCACACAAATTTGGCCCGTCAATCGGAATCCACATAAGCGAGGGGGACGCGGAAAGCCGGCCCTCGCAGTGCGCGAGGGGGAGCCGCTCGTTCGTCCCCGGAGGATTCGATGAGCTCACAGACCGATCGACGCGCGCCCGACGCCACGCGCATTCCCTTCGACGCGATGGTCGAGGTTGGCGGCGCGCAAGGCCCGTCCTTCGAGGCGCAGGCGCTGAATGTATCCCCGACCGGCATCGCCCTCCGCGCGGGATACCTCCCGCGGTGGGGCAGCCGCTCACTTGCCAATTCGAGACCGAGAGCGGCGAGTCCGTGCTCGCGGCCGGCCAGGTCACCTGGTGCCAAGACGGGCCCGACGGCGGCGAGTTCGGCCTCTCGTTCGGCCAGCTCGACGCGCAGTCGCTCGCCACGCTGTCGCGCCTGCTTCCCGCCGGCGACGCGACGGATCCTGGCGCCGCCGCCCCGCGCGTTCCGGTCGGCCGCGTGCGGCTGCACATCGACGGCCTCGGCGCGCCCATGCGCGCGCGGGTGCGCGACGCCTCCTCGGCGAAGGTCACGACCACCAGCGATCTCGGGTACTTGACCGCGGGCAAGCTGCTCGAGCTCGAGGACGCCGAGACCGGCGACAAGCGCCCGGCGCGCATCCAGCGCGTGGAGGTCGAGACCAACGAGGCCCACGTCCCCCAGCTCGTGGTGACGATGAAATACCAGGACGCGGCGACCGCCAGCGAGGCTCAGCGAGCCCGTCGCGGCGCCCCGGCGCCGAACGGCCGAGGCCGAAGACGAGAGCGACGGCGACTCGAACGGCATGAAGCACGAGTTCGGCGAGCGCGCGAAGGGCGTGGCGAGCACGGTGGGCGCAGGCCTGAAGAAGCTCGGGCCCGCCATCGGCGCCGCGCTGCTCCGCGCGAAGACCGCCGCGGGCATGCTGGCGCAGAAGCGCAAGGCCGACGCGAGCGACGAGGCGCCCGCGCGCCGCACCACGGCGCCCGCGCCGGGCGGTGCGCTCCACTCCGCCGGCCGCAAGGTCGTCCGCGGGAGCGCGAGCGCGACGACGAGCCCGAGGCGCCGCCCGCACCCAAGCTCGACAAGCGAAAGCTCGGCATCGCCGGCGCGGTCGGCGTCGCGCTGATTCTCGGCCTCGTGGCGATGCGCAAGCCCCACGAGCCGGCGCCGCTCGCCGCTGCCCCGGCCGAGCCCGTCGCCTCGGCGGCCGCGGTCGCCCCGCTCCGGTCGCCCCGGCCCTCCGCCCGCCGCGGCCCCCGCGGCCCCCGCGGCCCGCCGATCGTAGCCGCGGCCGCGCAGCCCAGCGTCGGCGAGGCGAGCCCTGCGCTAGGCGCCGAAGACGAAGAGACGACCCCGGAAAGAAGGGCAAGCCCAAGCCCTTCTCGAACGGCCCCGTCGCGCACGGGACGGTGCTCAAGCTCAAGATGGACGGCCCCATCGAGCGCCTGCAGGGGCCCCGCAGCCCACGGGCTTCACGGTCGTCCTTCCGCACCGCCGATCCTCGAGGCCGCCTCGCCCCTCGCCGCCAGGACCCGCGCATCGCGGGGATCCGCATCGCCAACGACGGCGGCGGCGCCGAGCTGACGGTCACCTTCAAGGACGGCGTCCCCAACTACCTGGTCCGCGCGAAGGGCGACACGCTGGAGATGGTGCTCGCCAAGGAGAAGGCCGCCACGGCCGCGGCGAAGCCCGCGAAGAAGGGCCACAAGCCGGCCGGCCGCGGGAAGGCCCCCAAGGGCCACGGCAACAAGCACTGAAAAGCCACGCGGGGAGACCCGCTGCGACAGAGCCGCCGCGCGAGAGCGCCGACCGGCTCTTTCGCATTTTGTGGGCTCCCGCGCGCCGCGCGCGGCTCGAGCGCCCACGATGGACGATGCCTCGCGAAGCTCAGCAGGTCGCGCTTGGAGCTCCTGGCGCCTGACCGCGCGCGTTTGGCTCACGCGCGCCGCGCGGCTCGAGCGCCGCAGCGCCTCGAGGGCGAGCAGACCCGCCCCGCGACGACGAGCAACGTCGCCACGTTGAAGACCGGCCACGGGCGCACCGAGATGAAGTCGACCACGAAGCCGCGGCTCACGCGGTCGAGCAGGTTCCCGAGGGCACCCGCGAGCAGCAGGACATACGCGACGAGCTCGCGCCGCGGCGCACTCCACGCCGCTGCGCGCCGCGCACCCGCGAGCAGGAGCGTCGCGACTGCGGGAAGCACGGCGAGCACCACCGGCCGCGCGGGGATGTCCACGCCGCGGAGCAGGCTGAAGGCCACGTCGTGGTTCTCCGTGTAGGCGAGGTCGACGCCCGGCAACACCGGCCGCGCCACGCGCGACGCGAGGCACGAGGGTCGCCGCGGCCTGGTCGCGTGGTCGCAGCCCACGAGGCCGGCGACGGAGAGGAGCGACACGACAGACACGACGGGGCTGATCCGGCGAGTGGGCGCGTCTGACGGGCGGTGCATGCGCTCGAGACCCGCGAGCGACGTCGCCCATTCCCGCGGGCGCGCGCCTCGCGCGGGCTGCCAGCTAGCGCGTCCCCCGACCCTTGCGCGTCGCGCGCGGCAGCGAGGTGGCGCTCGTCGCGAGGAGATCCCACCCGTGGGACACGCCGGCGCGGTGCGCGAGCGCGCCTGCGTACGCGATCATCGCGGCGTTGTCGGTCGAGCTCGCGAGATCGGGCAGGTGCACCCGGAGCCCGAGCAGCTTGCTCGCCTCCGACACGCGCGCCCGGAGCTCGCGGTTGGCGGCGACACCGCCACCGAGGA of Myxococcales bacterium contains these proteins:
- a CDS encoding PilZ domain-containing protein, with the protein product MGQPLTCQFETESGESVLAAGQVTWCQDGPDGGEFGLSFGQLDAQSLATLSRLLPAGDATDPGAAAPRVPVGRVRLHIDGLGAPMRARVRDASSAKVTTTSDLGYLTAGKLLELEDAETGDKRPARIQRVEVETNEAHVPQLVVTMKYQDAATASEAQRARRGAPAPNGRGRRRERRRLERHEARVRRAREGRGEHGGRRPEEARARHRRRAAPREDRRGHAGAEAQGRRERRGARAPHHGARAGRCAPLRRPQGRPRERERDDEPEAPPAPKLDKRKLGIAGAVGVALILGLVAMRKPHEPAPLAAAPAEPVASAAAVAPLRSPRPSARRGPRGPRGPPIVAAAAQPSVGEASPALGAEDEETTPERRASPSPSRTAPSRTGRCSSSRWTAPSSACRGPAAHGLHGRPSAPPILEAASPLAARTRASRGSASPTTAAAPS
- a CDS encoding signal peptidase II gives rise to the protein MHRPSDAPTRRISPVVSVVSLLSVAGLVGCDHATRPRRPSCLASRVARPVLPGVDLAYTENHDVAFSLLRGVDIPARPVVLAVLPAVATLLLAGARRAAAWSAPRRELVAYVLLLAGALGNLLDRVSRGFVVDFISVRPWPVFNVATLLVVAGRVCSPSRRCGARAARRA